From the Anguilla rostrata isolate EN2019 chromosome 12, ASM1855537v3, whole genome shotgun sequence genome, the window taaacaaatcCCCAGTGTTTGTCATAAATTGGAGTGCCAAAAATTGTTGCAGTAGGCTACAAGGTCTCCATCGTGGTGCGGGCTACAGTACCAGCCACCGTTTCCCGCTCCCactctcgtgtgtgtgtgtgtgtgtgtgtgtgtgtgtgtatatatatatatatatatatatatatatagcatacctgccatcccaataacaTACGTATTCCTTAATTCAAGAATCGGTTATCAATTCTGGGGGTTCTTGGTTTGGCTGTAAACATGAGACCGTGATAATTccgtgggggaaaaaaaacattgattaagTTATTTCTAGTAATGTACGGTATCGGACTCGAGCAATTTGCGCACAGGCTGTTCAATTCGGGTTCAAAGAAAAAGCAATGTAAGCAGGTACTGAATCAGTCGTTAGTGGAGAAGTCGTACACCCAAATCGCCCTCTAGAGACAGTGGCGGCTCACAAATAGGTATTTGGCCTTTCTGTGTTGGATTTCAGTCAACAGAAGTCAACTCTGCGCACTTCACTAATGTGTATACGAATCTGATGGGCTTAAATCGTACTCAGATATTGGACTGTGCCCATCCACATGCTGCACGATTTGCGCAGTCACAGGGGTCGCGAAGTGCTCGTTAACGTTAGTTTTGCAATGCTTTACACGTGCCTGCTCAACAGATGGTGTCGTCCTGGGGAAGTCAAATAAGTATCATATATTTGGAGAACCGTGCGATacgaaaacaaaaaatccaTTCTTACGCCTTCCACGAGCTAGTTTTGAATGGACAACCATGCTAACTAGCAATTGGCGACGTAACGTTTCTTCTGTTCGTTTCGTAACCTGCTTCCTTGCATTTGGTAGCGAAGTACAAGATCATAGTTCAGCTAAGCAAAAATGACAtacttaacaaaacaaaaggcacTGTTTACTTTGGCAATCCGCGACAAATACATAGTAGAGAAGACACTTTTGAAGATAAAAGGACGGCAGGGTCCCCGGAAGATGTTTTTGCACACCGAACGAGTAAGTGTACAAATCACAATAAAGCCCTAGCGATTCTGTTTCCATGTATATAgctaattatataaatatttttaaacacatcacTTCATCAAACGGGCTTGCGCGAGCTCACGTAGTAATACCAACAAAACTAGAGCGAGTGTCTAAACACCGTAAATATTCGCATAAAAGCGCAAAGGGATTAGTCACCGGGCTTTGTATTATTCACGTGGTCAAACTGTATTTGCACTTTGTTTCTGCACAGATAGGTGGACCAAGAGGCCTTCCAATTGTGCATCACGataaatatgtgtgtgaccTCCCGCCAAACCACAGATTTCCCATGGGGAAGTTCCCTAGAGTACTACATTTCCTCATTAAAGATCAAGTAGTAACAGACAAACAGGTGAGAGCATGCAGTCATGGGTGCATTGAACACTAATGACAACTGCAGAGACAAATAATTATCCTCTGACTTGCATTTGTCCTTTTGGAGGTGTGGACACCTAATTTGGCGTCGGAGGAGCTACTtgcctgtgtgcacacaaaGGAGTACCTGCATAACTTCATGAACGGGAAGATCGAAGAGAAGGAACAGAGGAGGACCGGCTTTCCCTGGAGTGAGGGCATTGTGCAGCGCTGCCGATATGAAAcaggtgtgtgcacaggtgtgtgtcagTCACCTGATGAGGGGGCGGACTCCCTCCAgatacatcatttttttctggtttttaaatTCACTCACCATTGTGAGGTGCTGTGCAATAACacgtttgtatatatatattttattatatatatatatatatatattgattgattgattgattgattgattgatagatagatagatatacaCCTCCCTTCATGTTTTGAGTATTAAATCCCTTTGGACACGTACCCCCTTACCCAAATACCCAGCAACAgtaaccacccccacccccaccccctttccctttTCCAAAGTCTCAGTTTTTTGAAATGAGGCCTGTGTCACTGCTCaccgctctctcccctccccggGGACCGTTAAAAATGCCCAGGGGGCACGGTGCTGGCGGCGGAGATCGGGCCTGGCGTGCAGCACCGCCGGGGGAACTCACCACGCCTTCCCCGGCTACGGGACGGGGTTCTGCCTCCTCAACGACCTGGCCGTGGCCGCGAAACACTGGACGGGCGAGTCCAcacccaggaggaggaggaaggtccTCATAGTGGATCTGGATGTGCATCAGGTAATGGCAGACAGCCAAAATGGCCAGTGTTACATCAAATCTGATGGCGTGCCTTTAATATgcagagaacttttttttaaaatcccttttGAAGTGGTATTGACGTTAATTGGAGTTGAATTAAGACTGAATGGTTTTAATGTGTggctcagcccctcccccttttaaatatgtaagtagaaggtgtgtgtgtgtgtgtgtgtgcgtgcgtgcgtgcgtgcgtgtgtgtttaaacCCAAACCTGAtgtgggcttgtttttttttgccgtatCACAGGGAGATGGCACAGCCTACATTTTCAGAGGGGAGCCAGACGTTTTCACCTtctcagtgcattgtgggaagaaTTTTCCAGTGCGGAAGCAGCAAAGCGACCTTGACGTCAGCGTGCGAGATGGCATGGAGGACAAAGAGTATCTCGCTACGGGTACATAGCGTGACATCATCACGCCTTGTGCGTGCATTCATAGCAAGGCTGGGCTggcacaaaaaaaggaaaacacattcTTCAGCTAACgatctcaaaataaatataaaaaatctcAGAGTGTTGCTTTGAGAAAAATAGCCTTGAGTACTGAACCTTGGCTGATGCGGTGACGTTAGTGGAAATCCAATAGCGTAACTTCAGAAGCCATTCTGATCGCACGGGATAACCAGATTGCGGTCTACCCTTTCTGCCTAGATCCAAACATCAGCTCACCATTTCAAAACGAAAGCTTAGATCACAACATTTAAGATAAGATTTGGCTTGAGCGTTACGTCCTGGTTTATTTAAGAGTGAATCTGGACAGGACGCGTCAGAAGACATCACGTCGACCTCACACAGGATGTTGCACGTGCTCATTGCATCCTGCTGCAGTTAGGACAGCcttgatggtaaatggtaaatggactgcatttatatagcgcttttatccaaagcgctttacaattgatgcctctcattcgccagagcagttaggtgtcttgctcaaggacacttcgacacgcccagggcggggtttgaaccggcaaccctccgactgccagacaatcggtcttacctcctgagctatgtcgccccttgaTTAAGGCTCGATTGTGCCCTTGTGTCTTGCGGCGCAGTGGAGACGCACTTGCCCTGGCTGCTGAAGCGTTTCCGGCCGGACTTGGTGCTCTACGACGCGGGCGTTGATCCTCACCAGGAAGATGAGCTGGGGAGGCTTTGCCTAACGGACCAAGGCGAGTTTAATTGTGACTTGCTTTTTCCCCACTGTCTTGCCATTATGATTGTTACTGTGAGtgtatgtcaggtcccccttgaaAAAGTTAATGTTAATGGTAAAAAGAGAggtttcctggttaaataaaggattttttttcaaaaagcagcAAAAATTCTGAGAGGAGCGTGGCTGAACTGTTAATTGCAAAGGCTTCAtggacatttttacatttttgtaaagcTCAGATTTGTTAAGTTTgtctttggtttgtttttttttgcagggctGTATCAGAGAGACTTGTATGTGATTGACACTGTGGTGAAGAGTGGCACTCCAGTTGCTACGGTGATTGGCGGGGGATACTCCAGGGATATTGACCGTCTGGCGACCAGGCACTCCATAGTCCACAGAGCTGCAACACGGGTAAGATCTCAATCAGCGTTTCGTTTGTCGCTAAAATACGCcttttaaacactttttcaatTTCTGCATAGTTAAATGAGTTTGTTCTGTACATCGTATTCATgataaaatacacaatttttGCTTATTGTTACAAAGtaatatgtttgttttcacctgtcTTTCATAGGTCTGGAAACAGCAGGGAATGTAATTACATGCACAATTACACATTTTGATTCCTCCACAAGAACAAAgggagttatttttttt encodes:
- the hdac12 gene encoding LOW QUALITY PROTEIN: uncharacterized protein SYNPCC7002_A1628 (The sequence of the model RefSeq protein was modified relative to this genomic sequence to represent the inferred CDS: inserted 2 bases in 1 codon) is translated as MTYLTKQKALFTLAIRDKYIVEKTLLKIKGRQGPRKMFLHTERIGGPRGLPIVHHDKYVCDLPPNHRFPMGKFPRVLHFLIKDQVVTDKQVWTPNLASEELLACVHTKEYLHNFMNGKIEEKEQRRTGFPWSEGIVQRCRYETGGTVLAAEIXGLACSTAGGTHHAFPGYGTGFCLLNDLAVAAKHWTGESTPRRRRKVLIVDLDVHQGDGTAYIFRGEPDVFTFSVHCGKNFPVRKQQSDLDVSVRDGMEDKEYLATVETHLPWLLKRFRPDLVLYDAGVDPHQEDELGRLCLTDQGLYQRDLYVIDTVVKSGTPVATVIGGGYSRDIDRLATRHSIVHRAATRVWKQQGM